A region of the Desulfobacter postgatei 2ac9 genome:
TTGGTCTTCATGAAAATTGCCGGTTTTATCAGGCATCCACCTCAGAACTTTACGGAAAGGTGCAACAGTTCCCCCAGACCGAAAGCACCCCGTTTTATCCCAGATCACCCTATGCCGTGGCAAAACTGTATGCCTACTGGATTGTGGTCAATTACAGGGAAGCCTACGGCATGTATGCCTGCAACGGCATCCTGTTCAACCATGAATCCCCCTTGAGGGGAGAAACCTTTGTCACCCGTAAAATTACCAGAGCCCTGGCAAGGATTGCCCTTGGGCTTAAAAAGTGCCTTTACCTGGGCAACCTGGATGCAAAAAGGGACTGGGGGCATGCAAAGGATTATGTGGAAATGCAGTGGCTCATGCTTCAGCAGGAAAAACCCGAAGATTTTGTCATTGCCACCGGTGTTCAGCATTCCGTAAGGCAATTTGTGGAGATTGCCGCCGCACATCTGGGCATTACCCTGGCATGGAAAGGCGCCGGGGTGGATGAACAAGGCATTGTCGAGGCTGTTGCCCCATACAAAGCCGGGGGCGGTGCTGCCGATGTGACCCCGGGAGATGTGGTGGTCAGGGTTGATCCCATGTATTTCAGGCCTGCTGAAGTTGAAACCCTTTTGGGTGACCCTGCCAAGGCAAAATCAAAACTCGGCTGGCAGCCCCGTATTTCTTTTGAGGATATGGTTAAGGAGATGGTGGCCCATGATATGAAAGAGGCGGGCCGGGACGCCCTTTGCCGAAAAGAGGGCTTTACGGTGTGCAATTACGATGAATAGCTTGTCGGGCATCGGGGGCAGGCTATGTCACGTCTGAACCTGTCATATATTATAGAGATCACCCGCAGGGATTTTGCCGAGCGGTTTGCAGGGTCGGTTTTAGGGTCCATGTGGGCCATTATCTGGCCCATGATCAATCTTTTTATTTATATCGTAATCTTCGGAAAGCTCATGGGGGCCCGTCTTCCCGGAACCTCGGAGATGAATTCCTACGGTATTTATCTTGCCGCAGGACTTATCCCCTGGTTGGCCTTTTCAGAAACAATAAATCGTTGCGCATCAGTGTTTCCGGCAAAAAAGCATATTATCACAAAGGTAAATACCTCATTTTTGGCGCTGCTTTTGCATATTAACCTGTCTGAAACCATTACCTATGTCATATCCATGCTGGTTTTTTTTCTGATCCTTTTGTGTACCGGTTATGAATTTCACATCTCGTTATGGCTGCTCCCGGTTTTGTATTACCTCCAACAGATGTTGGCGCTGGGGCTTGGGTTGATTGCAGGGGTTTTAAATGTTTTTATCCGTGATGTGCGTCAAATTACAGGGGTGATTTTACAGCTGTGGTTCTGGTTTACGCCTATTGTTTATATTGTTGATATTCTTCCTGAGCCGGTAAGAAAAATTATCATGTACAATCCGGCGTTCAGGTTGATAGATGCCTACCACAAAATATTTGCGTTTCATTCATACCCTTCATTTAAAGGCCTTTGGGTACTCGCTGTGGTTACCCACCTGATTTTGTTTTTTTCCTTTTTGATGCTCCGGTATCTGGAAAAAGATATAAGGGATTTTCTATGAAAATTTTGGTTAACGCAATACCCATGACCGGACTTTTAACCGGCATTGCAAGGTACCTGCGCAACTTATACCACACCATCCATGGCATGGGCCGGGCCGATATCCGTTATTTTAACGGAAGCTGCGTTGTGGACGCCATGCCGCCCATGGCAGACGCCGGACGGTGGCAGAAAACCGTGGGAGCTGTCAGGTACCTGCCTGACCATGTAATTTTCGGGGTGAGGGCTGCCCGGTGGATGAAGTATGAGTATTGCCTGAACAGGGTGTGTCGGAACCAGACACCCGGGTTTTCGGTTTACCATGAAACAGCCTTTTCACCGGCAAAGCTGACAAGGGTCCCTACGGTATTTTCCATCTATGATCTCTCTTTGCGCCGGTATAAGGAGACTCATCCAAAGGAGCGGGTGCTTTTTTTTGAATATTTTATAAAAACAAGACTGCGGTATGCCAGGCACATCCTGACTATTTCAGAATTTATCCGGCAGGAGATCATCAGCGAGTTCAAGGTGGATCCGTCCATGGTCACGGCGGTACCGCTGGCTGCGGACCCGGTGTTTACCCCTGCGGATAAGAACGTTGTGGCAACGGTGAGGCAAAAGTACAACCTGCCCCCATCGTATCTGCTCTTTGTAAGCTCTCTTGAACCCAGAAAAAACATTGATCTTCTCGTGGATGCCCTGGCGGAAACAAAAACCGATATCCCCATTGTCCTTGTGGGCTGGAAAGGGTGGGGTGAAAAATCCTGGTTTGAGAAAATCAGAAATAAAAACCTTAAAAACAGGGTCTATATTACAGGCCATATCCCGGACCATGATTTAAGGGCTGTTTACACAGGCGCCCAGGCGTTGATTTATCCAAGTTTATACGAAGGGTTCGGCCTTCCCATTGTGGAGGCAATGGCCTGCGGCTGTCCGGTTATCTGTTCCAACGTCTCCAGCATGCCCGAAGTGGCGGGAGATGCGGCCGTTTTAATTGATCCGCGGCAAAGCAGTGAACTGGCCCAGGCCATTGAAACTGTTGTCCATGACACAGGCGCAAGAACCCTTTTGGCGGAAAAAGGAAAAGCGCGCGCCCTGGGCTTTACATGGGAATCCACTGCCAATCAAACCCTTGATGTATACAGGAACGCGGCAAGATGATTTCAGTTCAAAATATATCAAAGACGTTTAAACTGTACCGCAAGCCATCGGAACGACTTAAGGAGATTATATTCAGGCAGTGCCGCCACAAAAAATTTGATGCGGTTAAAAACCTGAGCTTTACGGTTCCCGGGGGGCAGACCCTTGGGCTTATCGGAGAAAACGGGGCTGGTAAATCAACGGTTTT
Encoded here:
- the gmd gene encoding GDP-mannose 4,6-dehydratase, with translation MKKALITGITGQDGAYLTEFLIGKGYEVHGIKRRASSFNTHRIDHLYQDQHLKNRRLMLHYGDMTDSSNLIKLVQQIQPDEVYNLAAQSHVAVSFEAPEYTADTDAVGTLRMLEALKIVGLHENCRFYQASTSELYGKVQQFPQTESTPFYPRSPYAVAKLYAYWIVVNYREAYGMYACNGILFNHESPLRGETFVTRKITRALARIALGLKKCLYLGNLDAKRDWGHAKDYVEMQWLMLQQEKPEDFVIATGVQHSVRQFVEIAAAHLGITLAWKGAGVDEQGIVEAVAPYKAGGGAADVTPGDVVVRVDPMYFRPAEVETLLGDPAKAKSKLGWQPRISFEDMVKEMVAHDMKEAGRDALCRKEGFTVCNYDE
- a CDS encoding ABC transporter permease; its protein translation is MSRLNLSYIIEITRRDFAERFAGSVLGSMWAIIWPMINLFIYIVIFGKLMGARLPGTSEMNSYGIYLAAGLIPWLAFSETINRCASVFPAKKHIITKVNTSFLALLLHINLSETITYVISMLVFFLILLCTGYEFHISLWLLPVLYYLQQMLALGLGLIAGVLNVFIRDVRQITGVILQLWFWFTPIVYIVDILPEPVRKIIMYNPAFRLIDAYHKIFAFHSYPSFKGLWVLAVVTHLILFFSFLMLRYLEKDIRDFL
- a CDS encoding glycosyltransferase family 4 protein, with amino-acid sequence MKILVNAIPMTGLLTGIARYLRNLYHTIHGMGRADIRYFNGSCVVDAMPPMADAGRWQKTVGAVRYLPDHVIFGVRAARWMKYEYCLNRVCRNQTPGFSVYHETAFSPAKLTRVPTVFSIYDLSLRRYKETHPKERVLFFEYFIKTRLRYARHILTISEFIRQEIISEFKVDPSMVTAVPLAADPVFTPADKNVVATVRQKYNLPPSYLLFVSSLEPRKNIDLLVDALAETKTDIPIVLVGWKGWGEKSWFEKIRNKNLKNRVYITGHIPDHDLRAVYTGAQALIYPSLYEGFGLPIVEAMACGCPVICSNVSSMPEVAGDAAVLIDPRQSSELAQAIETVVHDTGARTLLAEKGKARALGFTWESTANQTLDVYRNAAR